The Polynucleobacter necessarius genome has a window encoding:
- a CDS encoding amidohydrolase family protein translates to MEHPGYTNGTLGSSNFKSSQEFANTMRPWWDAGFHIHIHSNGDIGNQHSINALQLMIDAKPRFDHRYTINHFGIPTTAMVMKIKALGAVVSANMSYISERANLEYPALGMDRASYATRLGTLVKSGIVTSIRSDAPVSAPAPLKEAWTAVTRKDVYNNGKVWAPAEAVTASDAMKMITINAAYTLGVEDKVGTIETGKFADFAILDSDPQTIPVNNIKNVSVLATILGGKVIPVSETKKPRPLN, encoded by the coding sequence ATGGAGCACCCAGGCTATACCAATGGCACCTTAGGCTCTTCTAATTTCAAGTCATCACAAGAGTTTGCTAACACCATGAGGCCATGGTGGGACGCCGGTTTCCACATTCATATCCATAGCAATGGAGATATTGGTAACCAGCACTCCATCAATGCTTTGCAACTCATGATTGATGCAAAACCCCGCTTTGACCATCGTTACACCATCAATCATTTTGGAATTCCAACGACAGCAATGGTGATGAAGATTAAGGCGCTTGGTGCGGTTGTGAGTGCCAATATGTCCTATATTTCTGAGCGCGCCAATTTGGAATACCCGGCCCTTGGAATGGATCGTGCATCTTATGCAACAAGATTGGGCACTTTAGTTAAAAGTGGCATCGTGACCTCTATTCGCTCTGATGCACCGGTATCGGCGCCTGCCCCTTTAAAAGAGGCTTGGACAGCAGTTACTCGTAAGGATGTCTATAACAACGGCAAAGTCTGGGCTCCCGCTGAAGCTGTCACGGCATCAGACGCCATGAAGATGATTACGATTAATGCCGCCTACACCCTAGGGGTAGAAGACAAAGTTGGGACTATTGAGACTGGTAAGTTTGCTGACTTCGCTATCCTTGACTCTGACCCGCAGACAATTCCTGTGAACAATATTAAAAATGTTTCTGTTCTCGCAACTATCTTGGGTGGCAAGGTGATTCCCGTTTCAGAAACTAAGAAACCCAGACCCCTAAACTAG
- a CDS encoding amidohydrolase family protein has translation MASAVQLIDPPSTPKVSEVTVFVAKKIVTMDPAIPNATAVAIADGRILSVGSLEDMKPWTDKYPTKIDRQFANKVMYPGFIEPHAHPLLAGILFNKPLLTSSPMPNPWGAPFPGVPTLPAAMAQLKKYSDPIKDPNETLLTWGYDAVSMGKQPDRQLLDQASTTRPIIVWDISGHDMYVNSAFIKSYGITPDQVKNIKGVGLDKDGQLNGQFLEIAAMQYILKVAGKDILKPHEIPNDFMYINDLMQQAGITTSGDLAFGTMNIDMETKISKAYTQSPNTALRLVPVVYAEPFIQKYGDKAIAEAQNLKQQDNDRLIFQGVKFYSDGGLSSRDDAHGAPRLYQWHLRLF, from the coding sequence ATGGCTTCTGCTGTTCAACTGATTGATCCGCCATCAACCCCCAAGGTTTCTGAAGTAACTGTCTTTGTGGCTAAGAAAATTGTGACGATGGATCCTGCGATTCCAAATGCCACTGCAGTTGCTATAGCTGATGGCCGTATTCTGTCGGTGGGCTCATTGGAAGATATGAAGCCTTGGACAGATAAATACCCAACAAAAATTGACCGCCAATTCGCAAACAAAGTAATGTATCCAGGATTTATTGAGCCACATGCTCATCCTTTGCTAGCGGGCATTCTATTTAATAAGCCACTACTAACATCATCTCCAATGCCCAATCCATGGGGTGCACCGTTTCCTGGTGTGCCAACCCTGCCGGCTGCAATGGCGCAGTTAAAGAAGTATTCGGATCCTATCAAGGACCCCAATGAGACTCTGCTGACCTGGGGGTATGACGCGGTGTCAATGGGAAAGCAGCCTGATCGCCAGCTTTTAGACCAAGCATCAACAACAAGGCCGATTATTGTGTGGGATATCTCCGGCCATGATATGTACGTTAATAGTGCATTTATTAAGTCCTACGGAATCACACCAGATCAGGTAAAAAATATCAAAGGTGTGGGTTTAGATAAAGATGGTCAGTTAAATGGACAATTTTTAGAGATTGCAGCAATGCAATACATTCTCAAAGTTGCAGGGAAAGATATTCTGAAGCCACATGAGATTCCAAATGATTTTATGTATATCAATGACTTGATGCAGCAGGCTGGCATTACGACATCGGGAGATTTGGCATTTGGCACTATGAATATTGACATGGAAACCAAGATTTCCAAGGCATATACCCAATCTCCCAATACTGCATTACGTCTTGTCCCAGTGGTTTATGCAGAGCCATTTATTCAGAAGTATGGAGATAAGGCCATTGCTGAAGCTCAGAATTTAAAGCAACAAGATAACGATCGCCTCATTTTTCAAGGTGTGAAGTTTTATAGCGATGGGGGGTTATCTTCCAGAGACGATGCGCATGGAGCACCCAGGCTATACCAATGGCACCTTAGGCTCTTCTAA